A single region of the Gadus morhua chromosome 5, gadMor3.0, whole genome shotgun sequence genome encodes:
- the si:ch211-266g18.10 gene encoding titin isoform X4, translated as MAEARGAGAVAPPAASVRPRGLGLLGTLRVSVELVVALVALISWGVVGVVMFDFVEHQAVPDIQEIMLNPIQSVNNAVDEVSSLFYKVQECSPDLSDPMSVANYATEEMAEVKDAVFQKFSDKDGNFYLSYVDPVIIGRSFFHSTNDYLCENICCFKDLFCTLLDVILDTLTNINAGKTDLSTVDPVVVGRGVFAASNDLTNGVLSYVQDMLCAMVDTILGVGKGATDLSFTDPLVVIRDSFHVADKSIGGVVSYAQDGLCDVLDSILDMTKGTADLSFIDPVVVGRDVFSVTMGFVDGLVGYIQDMLCTVLDTVLETAKGIQEAMGFSPMEVLSRIKEIITGEVKMLVAYFSNLLTDEQGILPEVTVAPMQVVTDVLVEMTDKKELFVGYMASMITGDQGEPVVTPPVVSEEEITDHKAETLTETEPTFEEPIKEDQGEEVQALEAEEKGEEGDDAAEEEEEEALKEILLNEDEAEEHFKTEEMTEQEEADDDETDMEEEEEARGEEEVVDDEEKQTGSVADETGELKEEAEKLEKNALDEEEVDLEGEAREEEDLLEEEEKEEVLLEEVLLEQDTEEEEVVLEKEDREEEDDLDQEENEEVILDEEEVEEILLDEELEEKADLLDKELEDVEFRLKEGEENFLFAEDWEDEEDFLEEELEKEEFILEEEEKKEVLLDKEWEDEDLLEDELKKEESILEEEEEEEEVLFDEEWEDKDLLEEEIEKEEDRLNDDGREDDEKLLEEERDEIQTDEDLQEKKESEKEDDLLEEMKDEFEEGDASKLDKLEEDEGEELGLEEGIQSEQLELEDLKTEEEVLEAEVMVEIDEDLEFDSEDQPTQDGDTNEHLDYDKVDLSEEGKATHLTSLDEEETASYTKTDETEEFHTEKDLSEDEEADDIDMRDENVSAYQDQYVENVVPVEPKQQEEGDYIIDEAVITGEGEEHREDDKKEEEDEMLVEHLHLEILSAEQPVNFHAVSEVISEDVQKISTPPPFSDQDDVSDDVDENNNNSSESTKAEPRRRKKVYVRSDETRRVGFMAMFKASSLKNKDRLDQKDVKEEKTTLSKDLKRSGDPSKQKLSKEEKKWKKSSKEAEEPQTPSKRDEEIMKPSEEQKQMKVLRTDAKEPSKSIIKSKDKTEPKALSKEKENIKKQSKGVKKLQKLSGEEIVLKKLAKVEKVAQKPTKHDKEPQKLSDEEKYTKKPSGQITLPKTLTEEGDKANKTDTPSKKGKGLKESLKEENVTKSSKVERVQIKPSKEDEVKKQAKVKGLLKVKEEVKEPSQKEKDEKKPSKEKTETKRPEQKSTSEEMDQVEKRAKDKIDSQKPLKEEKEPKIPLKKSTKQHSEKVKTLIKPSKEEKEMKKPSKKEEVSEKTSDKGKVLEVKKPSKEIKELPKSHKDGNDTQSSKEEREAFKSLKEEPKQQKPSKEKEVKKPLKDKKGETVPSKEEVEKPSEKKEKGKSEVETKPSKDAKSPPPKSSKEEKEKTVPSKREKDVKEVKESKKNPGSKTVIELHKEQKGIRRPLVETKPSRGGKEAKKRSGKDKGPEKKENYVKKPSKAEKQSGKHSEEKLQILSKIEVINETTKKENLTVSAKELKYLKKHSKEEPKKLPEKEKVRKPSKELSKQEEHLEKPLKEKEVNKSSEAKTKASKEAKKSPKLTVREKETRKLIKLLKEFTQAEEVIKQNKPSKGQTVQAVLLKEDKKAKKLLEKPEAKKPLKEKETLKKPSKEIRESMAPSKEEIKSEVSKVEKLAKEQPKTQKAKRTSKDEKQAEKPSKKFKETKTTPEDERVKKTPKKQQGLKKPEVETKPSKGAKEAKEIFRKIVLKRVPSKEENVTVSSNVQKDLKKNSTVEPKKLPVKEKERKQSKEEALPSKEDEEAKKHLKEPETRKPLKEKQTVMKQSKEIRKSKVPTKLETRSENVSKDKKLAMELKEQELTKAPKEEIKTEKVSKEEKTVKKPKEQEPTKPVKEEIKTEKVSKEEKPVKKPKEQEPTKPLKEQIKKEKASKLEIQVKKHKEQEPTLPPKEEIKKEKVSKDEKVVKKPKEQEPTKPPKEEIKTERVSKMEKTVKKSTEQEPIKPQKEEIKTEKVSKDEKTVKKSKELEQTKPLKEEIKAEKVSKLEIQVKKPKEQEPTKPIKEEIKTEKVSKEEKTVKKFKEQEPTKPVKEEIKTEKVSKLEIQVKKPKEQEPTKPPKEIKTEKVSKEDKPVKKQPKEQEPTKPIKEEIKTEKVSKEEKPVRKPKEQEPTKPSEIIQTEKVSKEEKPVKKPKEQEPTKPPKEEIKTEKVSKDEKTVKKSKELEQTKPLKEEIKTEKVSKLEIQVKKPNKQEPTEPPKEIKTEKVSKMEKTVETSTEQEPIKPQKEEIKTEKVSKLEIQVKKSKEQEPARPLKEEVKTEKVSKLEIQVKKPKEQEPAKPLKEEIKKEMVSKEKKSVKKPKEEPTKPPKEDIKTENVSKLEIQVKKPKEQEPTKPLKEIKTEKVSKMEKTVKKPQEQEPTKPIKEEIKTEKVSKKEKPVKKHEEYEPTKPIKEEIKTEKVSKEEEPVKKPKEQESTKPVKEEIKTEKVSKLEIQVKKSKEQEPTEPPKEIKTEKVSKEEKPVKKQPKEQEPTKPTKEEIKTEKVSKLEKTVKKSTEQEPIKPQKEVIKTEKVSKLEIQVKKSKEQEPAKQIKEEIKTERFSKAEKTVKKHKEHEPTKPLKEEIKKEMVSKEKKSVKKPKEDPTKPPKEEIKTENVSKLEIQVKKPKEQEPTKPLKEIKTEKVSKIEKTVKKPKEQEPTKPIKEEIKTENVSKEEKPVKTFKEPEPTKPVKEEIKTEKVSKMEKTVKKPKEQEPTKPIEEETKTEKISKEEKPVKKFKEPEPTKPVKEEIETEKVSKMEKTVKKPKEQEPTKPMKEEIKTEKVSKEEKPVKKPKEQEPTKPVKEEIKTEKVSKLEIQVKKPKEPEPTKPPKEIKTEKVSKEEKPVKKQPKEQEQTKPIKEEIKTEKVSKDKKTVKKPKEQEPTKPPKEEIKIEKVSTLDAKPVKKSKEQEPTKPSKEETKTDKVLKVEIQVKKPKEQEPTKKPPKEEIKDEKTPKKLSKKEAEKPTKDVAVATKSSKMAIQLKRIAKAEEKSIKPGLLKKTVTKTDDEPKKSPKMIRVVRETRIIKEHLNVTKTGDGQKKTIKMVKADTEEAVAAPKKSHLNVTKTEVESAKEPEELKHKAKLSKKDAELTKDKSKPAHTKKDAEADKENTASLKKEKEKSKSAIPTKETGVVKEKSKSMPSKIEAPKRAIPPAARKYTGDEKPKRKTTTKKEERRLKEKQKTATKGKSVEKKTAKEEKAKVEQSSTDDYLLEDEPYFQCFFVDEEEAQFPFYAFSPLQM; from the exons ccaGGGGTGCGGGAGCTGTGGCCCCTCCTGCAGCCTCTGTCCGGCCCCGTGGTCTGGGTCTGCTGGGAACGCTGAGGGTCTCCGTGGAGTTGGTGGTGGCTCTTGTGGCGCTCATCTCCTGGGGGGTCGTGGGGGTTGTGATGTTCGACTTTGTAGAACATCAGGCTGTTCCAG ACATACAGGAGATTATGCTGAATCCCATACAATCTGTTAACAATGCCGTCGATGAAGTCTCAAGCCTCTTCTATAAAGTTCAAG AGTGTTCACCGGATTTAAGTGACCCAATGTCGGTAGCAAATTATGCAACGGAAGAAATGGCAGAAGTGAAGGACGCAGTCTTTCAAAAGTTTTCTGATAAAGATG GAAACTTCTACCTGAGCTACGTTGACCCGGTGATCATTGGACGAAGCTTCTTCCATTCTACGAATGATTACCTGTGTGAAAACATATGCTGCTTTAAGGACTTGTTCTGTACACTGTTGGATGTCATACTAGACACTTTAACCAACATCAATGCAG GAAAAACTGACCTTAGCACCGTTGACCCTGTGGTCGTTGGCAGAGGCGTCTTCGCAGCTTCTAACGACCTAACGAATGGCGTGCTTAGCTACGTCCAGGATATGCTCTGCGCTATGGTGGACACTATCCTGGGTGTAGGGAAAG GGGCCACAGACCTTAGCTTCACTGACCCTTTGGTCGTAATCAGGGATTCCTTCCATGTTGCCGACAAATCTATAGGTGGAGTAGTGAGTTATGCCCAGGATGGACTGTGTGATGTCCTAGATAGCATACTGGACATGACAAAAG GAACCGCTGACCTTAGCTTCATTGACCCTGTGGTGGTGGGCAGGGATGTCTTCAGTGTTACTATGGGCTTCGTAGACGGATTAGTAGGCTACATTCAGGACATGCTGTGCACTGTTTTGGATACAGTTTTGGAAACCGCCAAAG GTATCCAGGAGGCCATGGGATTCAGTCCCATGGAGGTGCTAAGCAGAATAAAGGAGATCATCACTGGAGAGGTGAAGATGCTTGTGGCCTACTTCTCCAACCTGCTGACGGATGAACAAG GAATCCTTCCTGAGGTAACAGTTGCTCCCATGCAAGTGGTCACTGATGTTTTGGTGGAAATGACCGACAAGAAAGAGCTGTTTGTGGGTTATATGGCAAGCATGATCACTGGTGATCAAG GTGAACCTGTAGTAACACCGCCGGTTGTAAGTGAAGAAG AGATCACTGACCACAAAGCCGAAACCCTGACAGAAACAGAGCCAACCTTTGAAGAGCCCATCAAGGAGGACCAAGGGGAAGAGGTTCAGGCCCTCGAAGCCGAGgaaaagggagaggaaggagatgatgcagcagaggaggaggaagaagaggcacTTAAGGAAATCCTGCTAAATGAAGATGAGGCTGAGGAACATTTCAAAACCGAGGAGATGACAGAGCAGGAGGAAGCAGATGACGATGAGacggacatggaggaggaggaggaggctaggGGGGAAGAGGAAGTGGTTGACGACGAGGAGAAGCAGACTGGTAGTGTAGCAGATGAGACAGGGGAACTGAAAGAAGAGGCAGAGAAATTGGAGAAAAATGCATtagatgaggaagaggtagaTCTAGAAGGGGAagccagggaggaagaggatctcctggaggaggaggagaaagaggaggttcTTTTAGAGGAGGTTCTCCTAGAGcaggacacagaggaggaggaggttgtcctggagaaggaggacagagaggaagaggatgatctAGAtcaggaggagaatgaggaggtTATCTTggacgaagaggaggtggaggagattcTCTTAGatgaggagttggaggagaagGCGGATCTCTTAGACAAGGAGTTGGAGGATGTAGAATTTCGCTtgaaggagggggaagagaattTTCTCTTTGCTGAAGACTGGGAGGATGAAGAAGATTTCTTAGAGGAGGAGTTGGAAAAAGAAGAGTTTAtcttagaggaggaggagaagaaggaggtcCTCTTAGATAAAGAATGGGAGGATGAGGATCTCTTAGAGGATGAGTTGAAGAAAGAAGAGTCtatcttggaggaggaggaggaggaggaggaggttctcTTTGATGAGGAGTGGGAGGATAAGGATCTCTTAGAGGAGGAGATTGAGAAAGAGGAGGATCGCTTAAATGATGATGGCAGGGAGGATGATGAGAAACTcctagaggaagagagagacgagaTTCAGACAGATGAGGACCTTCAAGAaaagaaggagagcgagaaagaggatGATCTCCTAGAGGAGATGAAGGATGAATTTGAAGAGGGAGATGCATCAAAACTAGACAAATTAGAGGAAGACGAAGGAGAGGAGCTTGGATTAGAGGAGGGGATCCAATCAGAACAATTAGAACTGGAGGACCTcaaaacagaggaggaggtcttAGAGGCTGAGGTAATGGTGGAGATAGATGAGGACCTTGAGTTCGATTCTGAAGACCAACCGACTCAAGATGGAGACACAAATGAGCATCTAGATTATGATAAAGTAGACCTCAGTGAAGAAGGGAAGGCCACACATCTGACTTCTCTTGACGAAGAAGAGACAGCATCTTACACCAAGACGGATGAAACTGAAGAATTTCATACCGAAAAAGACCTTTCTGAGGATGAAGAGGCAGATGACATCGACATGAGAGATGAAAATGTAAGCGCTTATCAAGATCAATATGTAGAAAATGTTGTACCTGTTGAACCAAAGCAACAGGAGGAAGGAGACTACATCATCGATGAAGCTGTCATtactggggagggggaggaacacagagaggatgacaaaaaggaggaagaagatgaaaTGCTTGTTGAGCACCTCCATCTTGAAATCCTGAGTGCAGAACAGCCTGTCAACTTCCATGCAGTGTCCGAAGTAATCAGTGAAGATGTGCAAAAGATCTCGACTCCACCACCATTCTCTGACCAAGATGATGTGTCCGACGACGTCGacgagaacaacaacaacagcagtgaAAGCACGAAAGCGGAAccgaggagaaggaagaaggtTTACGTTCGTTCTGATGAGACCAGAAGGGTAGGATTCATGGCAATGTTCAAAGCCTCAAGTCTCAAGAACAAAGATCGACTGGACCAGAAAG AtgtaaaagaagaaaaaacaacactttCCAAAGACCTGAAACGGTCTGGTGACCCATCTAAACAAAAGCTTTCCAAGGAAGAGAAGAAGTGGAAGAAATCATCCAAAGAAGCTGAGGAACCACAAACACCATCCAAAAGAGATGAAGAAATAATGAAACCTTctgaagaacaaaaacaaatgaaggTACTAAGAACCGATGCAAAAGAACCATCAAAATCTATCATCAAATCTAAAGATAAAACAGAACCAAAGGCACTGTCTaaggaaaaggaaaacattAAGAAACAATCAAAGGGTGTGAAGAAACTACAGAAGCTCTCTGGGGAGGAAATTGTATTGAAGAAACTTGCAAAGGTAGAAAAAGTAGCTCAGAAACCAACAAAACATGATAAGGAACCACAAAAGCTTTCTGATGAAGAAAAATACACGAAGAAACCTTCAGGTCAAATAACTTTACCAAAGACTCTGACTGAGGAAGGCGACAAAGCTAATAAAACAGATACACCGTCCAAAAAGGGGAAAGGCCTAAAGGAGTCTTTAAAGGAAGAAAATGTGACGAAATCTTCAAAGGTAGAAAGGGTGCAAATAAAACCATCCAAGGAGGATGAAGTGAAGAAACAAGCAAAGGTAAAGGGGCTTTTGAAGGTTAAAGAAGAAGTGAAAGAACCATCTCAAAAAGAGAAGGATGAAAAGAAGCCCTCTAAAGAAAAGACTGAAACAAAGAGACCTGAGCAAAAATCTACATCTGAGGAAATGGACCAGGTTGAGAAAAGAGCTAAAGATAAAATAGATTCACAGAAACCACTTAAGGAAGAGAAAGAACCAAAAATTCCTTTAAAGAAAAGCACTAAACAACATTCTGAAAAAGTTAAGACATTAATAAAACCAtctaaagaagaaaaggaaatgAAGAAACCCTCTAAAAAAGAAGAGGTTTCAGAGAAGACTTCTGACAAGGGAAAAGTTCTGGAAGTGAAGAAGCCTTCCAAGGAAATTAAAGAACTACCCAAGTCTCATAAGGACGGAAACGACACACAATCTtctaaagaggagagagaagcatTTAAATCATTGAAAGAAGAGCCAAAACAACAGAAACCTTCTAAAGAGAAGGAAGTGAAGAAACCTTTGAAGGACAAAAAAGGGGAAACTGTGCCTTCCaaggaagaggtggagaagCCCTCTgaaaagaaggagaaagggaaatCTGAAGTAGAAACCAAAccttcaaaagatgcaaaaagtccACCACCAAAATCCTCcaaagaggagaaagaaaaaactGTGCCatcaaagagagaaaaagatgtCAAAGAGGTCAAGGAATCAAAGAAAAATCCTGGATCCAAGACAGTTATAGAACTCCATAAAGAACAGAAGGGAATTAGGAGACCTCTGGTAGAAACCAAACCATCTAGAGGTGGCAAGGAAGCAAAGAAACGATCTGGAAAAGACAAAGGAccagagaagaaagaaaattatGTGAAGAAGCCATCTAAAGCAGAGAAACAGTCTGGCAAACATTCTGAGGAAAAACTACAAATCCTATCTAAGATAGAGGTAATAAATGAAACTACCAAAAAGGAAAATCTAACTGTATCTGCTAAGGAGCTGAAATACCTTAAGAAACACTCTAAGGAAGAACCAAAGAAACTTCCTGAAAAAGAGAAAGTAAGAAAGCCTTCCAAGGAACTATCCAAGCAAGAGGAACATTTGGAAAAACCTTTAAAGGAAAAGGAAGTAAATAAATCGTCTGAAGCCAAAACTAAAGCGTCCAAGGAGGCAAAGAAATCGCCCAAACTCACAGTACGGGAAAAAGAAACAAGGAAATTAATCAAATTGCTGAAGGAATTTACTCAAGCAGAGGAAGTGATAAAGCAAAATAAGCCTTCTAAAGGACAAACAGTACAGGCGGTTCTTCTTAAGGAAGATAAAAAGGCAAAGAAACTTCTGGAAAAACCTGAGGCAAAGAAACCACTTAAGGAAAAGGAAACATTAAAGAAACCATCCAAAGAAATAAGGGAATCGATGGCACCCTCTAAAGAAGAAATTAAATCAGAGGTTTCAAAAGTGGAAAAACTTGCCAAGGAACAACCTAAAACACAAAAAGCAAAAAGAACATCTAAAGATGAGAAACAGGCTGAGAAACCATCTAAGAAATTCAAGGAAACAAAGACAACTCCTGAAGACGAGAGAGTTAAGAAAACACCTAAAAAACAGCAGGGGCTTAAGAAACCTGAAGTAGAAACAAAACCATCTAAAGGTGCCAAGGAAGCAAAAGAAATCTTTAGAAAGATAGTGTTAAAAAGGGTCCCTTCCAAAGAGGAAAATGTAACTGTATCCTCTAACGTGCAGAAAGACCTAAAGAAAAACTCTACAGTAGAACCAAAGAAACTCCCtgtaaaagagaaagaaagaaagcagtCCAAAGAAGAGGCTCTTCCTTCTAAGGAAGATGAAGAAGCAAAGAAACACCTCAAAGAACCTGAGACAAGGAAACCACTTAAGGAAAAGCAAACCGTTATGAAACAATCAAAAGAAATAAGGAAATCAAAGGTACCGACTAAACTAGAAACTAGATCAGAGAATGTTTCAAAGGATAAAAAACTAGCAATGGAACTTAAAGAACAAGAACTCACAAAAGCGCCAAAAGAAGAAATCAAAACAGAGAAGGTTtcaaaggaggaaaaaacagtgAAGAAACCTAAAGAACAAGAACCAACAAAACCAGTTAAAGAAGAAATCAAAACAGAGAAGGTTTCAAAGGAGGAAAAACCAGTGAAGAAACCCAAAGAACAGGAACCAACAAAACCACTTAAAGAACAAATCAAGAAAGAGAAGGCTTCGAAATTGGAAATACAGGTGAAGAAACATAAAGAACAAGAACCAACTCTACCACCTAAAGAAGAAATTAAGAAAGAGAAGGTTTCAAAGGATGAGAAAGTAGTGAAAAAACCTAAAGAACAGGAACCAACAAAACCACCTAAAGAAGAAATCAAAACAGAGAGGGTTTCAAAGATGGAAAAAACTGTGAAGAAGTCTACAGAACAAGAACCAATAAAACCACAGAAAGAAGAAATCAAAACAGAGAAGGTTTCAAAGGACGAAAAAACTGTGAAGAAATCTAAAGAACTTGAACAAACAAAACCACTTAAAGAAGAAATCAAGGCAGAGAAGGTTTCAAAGTTGGAAATACAGGTGAAGAAACCTAAAGAACAGGAACCAACAAAACCAATTAAAGAAGAAATCAAGACAGAGAAGGTCtcaaaggaggaaaaaacagtgAAGAAATTTAAAGAACAAGAACCAACAAAACCAGTTAAAGAAGAAATCAAAACAGAGAAGGTTTCAAAGTTGGAAATACAGGTGAAGAAACCTAAAGAACAGGAACCAACAAAGCCacctaaagaaataaaaacagagaAGGTTTCAAAGGAGGACAAACCGGTGAAAAAACAACCCAAAGAACAGGAACCAACAAAACCAATTAAAGAAGAAATCAAAACAGAGAAGGTTTCAAAGGAGGAAAAACCAGTGAGGAAACCCAAAGAACAAGAACCAACAAAACCATCTGAAATAATCCAAACTGAGAAGGTTTCAAAGGAAGAAAAACCAGTGAAGAAACCTAAAGAACAGGAACCAACAAAACCACCTaaagaagaaataaaaacagagaAGGTTTCAAAGGACGAAAAAACTGTGAAGAAATCTAAAGAACTTGAACAAACAAAACCACTTAAGGAAGAAATCAAGACAGAGAAGGTTTCAAAGTTGGAAATACAGGTGAAGAAACCTAACAAACAGGAACCAACAGAACCacctaaagaaataaaaacagagaAGGTTTCAAAGATGGAAAAAACTGTGGAGACGTCTACAGAACAAGAACCAATAAAACCACAGAAGGAAGAAATCAAAACAGAGAAGGTTTCAAAGTTGGAAATACAGGTGAAGAAATCTAAAGAACAAGAACCAGCAAGACCACTTAAAGAAGAAGTCAAGACAGAGAAGGTTTCAAAGTTGGAAATACAGGTGAAGAAACCCAAAGAACAAGAACCAGCAAAACCACTTAAAGAAGAAATCAAGAAAGAGATGGTTTCAAAGGAGAAGAAATCTGTGAAGAAACCTAAAGAAGAACCAACAAAACCACCTAAAGAAGATATCAAAACAGAGAACGTTTCAAAGTTAGAAATACAGGTGAAGAAACCCAAAGAACAAGAACCAACAAAACCACTTAAAGAAATCAAGACAGAGAAGGTTTCAAAGATGGAAAAAACTGTGAAGAAACCTCAAGAACAGGAACCAACAAAACCAATTAAAGAAGAAATCAAGACAGAGAAGGTCTCAAAGAAGGAAAAACCAGTGAAGAAACACGAAGAATACGAACCAACAAAACCAATTAAAGAAGAAATCAAGACAGAGAAGGTCTCAAAGGAGGAAGAACCAGTGAAGAAACCTAAAGAACAGGAATCAACAAAACCAGTTAAAGAAGAAATCAAGACAGAGAAGGTTTCAAAGTTGGAAATACAAGTGAAGAAATCTAAAGAACAGGAACCAACAGAACCACCTAAAGAAATCAAAACAGAGAAGGTTTCAAAGGAGGAAAAACCAGTGAAAAAACAACCCAAAGAACAAGAACCAACAAAACCAACTAAAGAAGAAATCAAAACAGAGAAGGTTTCAAAGTTGGAAAAAACTGTGAAGAAGTCTACAGAACAAGAACCAATAAAACCACAGAAAGAAGTAATCAAAACAGAGAAGGTTTCAAAGTTGGAAATACAGGTGAAGAAATCTAAAGAACAAGAACCAGCAAAACAAATTAAAGAAGAAATCAAGACAGAGAGGTTTTCAAAGGCGGAAAAAACAGTgaagaaacacaaagaacacGAACCAACAAAACCCCTTAAAGAAGAAATCAAGAAAGAGATGGTCTCAAAGGAGAAAAAATCTGTGAAGAAACCTAAAGAAGATCCAACAAAACCACCTAAAGAAGAAATCAAAACAGAGAACGTTTCAAAGTTAGAAATACAGGTGAAGAAACCTAAAGAACAAGAACCAACAAAACCACTTAAAGAAATCAAGACAGAGAAGGTTTCAAAGATCGAAAAAACTGTGAAGAAACCTAAAGAACAAGAACCAACAAAACCAATTAAAGAAGAAATCAAGACAGAGAATGTCTCAAAGGAGGAAAAACCAGTGAAGACATTTAAAGAACCAGAACCAACAAAACCAGTTAAAGAAGAAATCAAGACAGAGAAGGTTTCAAAGATGGAAAAAACAGTGAAGAAACCTAAAGAACAGGAACCAACAAAACCAATTGAAGAAGAAACCAAGACCGAGAAGATCTCAAAGGAGGAAAAACCAGTGAAGAAATTTAAAGAACCAGAACCAACAAAACCAGTTAAAGAAGAAATCGAGACAGAGAAGGTTTCAAAGATGGAAAAAACAGTGAAGAAACCTAAAGAACAGGAACCAACAAAACCAATGAAAGAAGAAATCAAGACAGAGAAGGTCTCAAAGGAGGAAAAACCAGTGAAGAAACCTAAAGAACAGGAACCAACAAAACCAGTTAAAGAAGAAATCAAGACAGAGAAGGTTTCAAAGTTGGAAATACAGGTGAAGAAACCTAAAGAACCGGAACCAACAAAACCacctaaagaaataaaaacagagaAGGTTTCAAAGGAGGAAAAACCAGTGAAAAAACAACCCAAAGaacaagaacaaacaaaaccaaTTAAAGAAGAAATCAAAACAGAGAAGGTTTCAAAGGACAAAAAAACAGTAAAGAAACCTAAAGAACAAGAACCAACAAAACCACCTAAAGAAGAAATTAAGATAGAGAAGGTTTCAACGTTGGATGCAAAACCAGTGAAGAAATCTAAAGAACAAGAACCAACAAAACCATCTAAAGAAGAAACCAAGACAGATAAGGTGTTGAAGGTGGAAATACAGGTGAAGAAACCAAAAGAGCAAGAACCAACCAAGAAACCACCTAAAGAAGAAATCAAAGACGAAAAGACACCAAAGAAACTTTCCAAAAAGGAGGCGGAAAAGCCTACCAAAGATGTGGCAGTAGCAACAAAGTCCTCTAAAATGGCAATCCAACTCAAGAGGATTGCTAAGGCAGAAGAGAAATCAATAAAACCAGGTCTTCTCAAAAAAACCGTCACTAAGACAG ACGATGAACCCAAGAAGTCTCCAAAGATGATTCGGGTTGTCAGGGAGACCAGAATTATAAAGGAGCATCTCAATGTTACAAAAACAG GAGATGGACAGAAGAAGACGATCAAGATGGTCAAAGCTGACACAGAGGAAGCAGTCGCTGCCCCTAAAAAGTCTCACCTTAATGTTACAAAAACAG